A region from the Brassica napus cultivar Da-Ae chromosome C8, Da-Ae, whole genome shotgun sequence genome encodes:
- the LOC106426019 gene encoding glutathione S-transferase T3-like: protein MDKNTSYVNLLFSQSQTPVDLDSPEPFWFGSQGPNESVFEPVVKCGVDTGGDSGVKERMKWSPKEDKILIGAWLNTSKDPVVSNEQKADAFWNWIVDFYNASLHLVGTVPRKLRPCKQRWARINEQVSKFVGCYDAALREQRSGQNDDDVMKAALDIFFNNNEYKFALDHCWRELRHHQKWCATYLAKDGGKEKRKQVLEVDREEKEVGEPEGRPIGVKTAKAGSKMKKSVREEELSKLHGVL from the coding sequence ATGGATAAGAACACTAGTTATGTGAACCTATTGTTTAGTCAATCTCAGACTCCAGTGGACCTTGATTCACCCGAACCTTTTTGGTTCGGTAGCCAAGGTCCTAATGAGTCTGTTTTTGAGCCTGTTGTCAAGTGTGGTGTCGACACTGGTGGCGACTCTGGTGTGAAGGAGAGGATGAAATGGTCTCCCAAAGAGGATAAAATCCTTATTGGTGCTTGGCTTAACACCAGTAAGGACCCTGTCGTCAGCAATGAGCAGAAAGCTGATGCTTTCTGGAACTGGATTGTAGACTTCTACAACGCAAGCCTTCACCTGGTTGGGACAGTACCGAGGAAGCTTCGTCCGTGCAAGCAGAGGTGGGCTAGGATCAACGAGCAAGTATCCAAGTTTGTTGGATGCTATGATGCCGCTCTAAGGGAGCAGAGAAGTGGtcaaaatgatgatgatgtgatgaaagctGCGTTAGACATATTCTTCAATAATAACGAGTACAAGTTCGCCCTGGATCACTGCTGGAGGGAGCTGAGGCATCACCAAAAATGGTGTGCTACCTATCTCGCTAAGGACGGTGGAAAGGAAAAGCGAAAACAAGTGCTGGAAGTTGATAGAGAAGAAAAGGAAGTGGGCGAACCAGAGGGGAGACCTATCGGGGTTAAGACTGCGAAAGCTGGTAGTAAGATGAAGAAGAGTGTTAGAGAAGAGGAGTTGTCAAAGCTACATGGTGTTttataa